One Eptesicus fuscus isolate TK198812 chromosome 13, DD_ASM_mEF_20220401, whole genome shotgun sequence genomic window, gtaagattctctctttgtcttttgcccttggcattttaatcatgatgtgtcttggtgtggtcctctttggattcctgttgtttggggttctgtgcgcttcctgaacttgtaagtctatttctttcactaggtgggggaagtttttggtcattatttcttcaaataggttttcagtgtctgctctctctcttcttttggcacccccataattctgatgttgttatgcttgaagttgtcccagaggcttcttatactatcttcaactttctggattctcttctcttgcTTCTCCGggggagtgtcctttgcctctttgtattccaaatctttgacttgattcttgcattcctatagtctgctgttgggtctctgtataacatattttatttcagtcaatgtatgtttaatttcttgttggtcctttttcatatcctcaagggtctcgttaaatttatcggccttttctaggaaattcttgaaaaaccttataaccgtggttttgaactctatgtccagtcatttgttctcctccatttcttttgtttgtgatctgtttccttgtcccctcatttttgctgcttccctgagttggtagggtagctttgtgtgttaGATGTTgtatatggttcaatgggtcagtctcccagttacctgaggtggacactcttagtgcacacctttgtggactgtgtgtacagccttgttgtagttaagtcttgattgttgttggtgtcactgggaggaattgaactccaggccaattggctgtgaggacccactgtgtctataacggaagaactgctgtgctggagacacatttatggggcaggacttgttccagtagggctttggtgctcactgagtatgcctcttgaatgtgtcccttatgagattatttgaaatctggtgtcgtctcacacagaccactagatacactagttctggatctccaatggggtgcaggtcagggaccacctagcaggagctacagcaagaactacagttttctcctctttgcttgggactTGGTGGTATGCGatcagtctgactggagctgcagtttattctGTTAAGCTGCCActgggcaggccatttatatgcaaaagccgctgtgtggagcctgggcaggtttgtagaatgtacggggtgaggtctcagggcagggcagagtcgcagggcgtcactaggctagggcgtggcaaacagcaatggcagccagccagccttctctgtctttccgcatttccaagtccccgcgtcctgcGCTCCAGCACATTAAACAaggattgctgggcacacctctgcaaaaaagtcaccctAACTTTCTGACTGGATGGCCGAcattccagcttctccccgtaggtgtctaggtcccctgtgtgtccccagaaactggatttcagagtgatcgggagcttgtctccctttgggttgaaaaaaagccacgcgcccagtcgcccgccaccagcccaattcgtgtgcctccatacctcagcttttcagcgtttgtgctcctttctcttacTTTATAGTTGTAaagcttccactcagccagcttccccatggttctgggtgatagatgttttgtcttttagttgtagttttgaaattgttgtactatgtggcagtttagttgtttacctttgccgccatcttggtttctccaaatcTCCaacttttgaaataataaatgatttatttttaaatgttttatttgaaaaatgtaaataatgtaGATTGTCATTGTGAGGAAGAGGTATTTTAGGATTGTTCAAATACTGTGACTCTTGTTCAGATTCTGGTACTCTTTTGTGGGCATTGATTATGATTGCTTTTACAAGTCATCAAGCACATCTTCCTTTGTGATTTTGGTCCATGCATTTGGGATTTCACCTCTACCTATAAATTTTATCTGATATTTTTCTTCTAGGTTTGATCTGAAGTGACAGATGAACCATTTCCAATATGGCTGGGTGGATGTGTCTGGAGTGATGCTCCATGTGGCATATTCCCCTCCTGCCTGTCGATAGTTCTTATAGGGGAATGAGGTGGTGTCATCGTTATTCAATATAAATGTTGCATCACTTGCTACTGAACTAGTACAGAAATCAAGGGAAAACTCTTCTGTTTTGTGATATCGCCATCCATTGACAGCTTCAGAACGGTGAAAAGGAACACTGTGGTCTCCGTCATGGTTAGGGATTGTGTTTGTACAGATTGCTCCACAGAAGGGACACTGTTTCCAGCAGCCACAGAGATGTTCAGAAAGCATTTTCTGAATGTCAGACACAATGTCTTCTACAGGCTTACTCAAACACTCCTGTTCTACTGTGATCATTGCGGGATCCAAAGCTTCACTCATGGCTTCTTTGAGAAACTCAATATCTTTTATCTCCTGGTGTTCAATGCTTACCAAGTCTTTTCGTGGAAAGTTCAGGTTACTCCCCAAGTGGTCACAGAACAAATCCAACCACCCAGACACAGTGCTGCTTTTATCTTTGGCTATTGCTGTGGATTCATGAATAGCTGAGAGGATGACATTCTTGATGTCacctatacttatttttaaaaaagtctttattttattactcCTTTGTTCTGAACAATATCTTTCAATATGTCTTTGAATATAATTCCTAAAAAATGATTCGGGATGATGAATGTACTCCCAGTAATCATCAAAATTTTCGTTTTCTGCCAGGGAGATAAGAACGTGTTTCTCCAGGTTCGCCCTGTTTCCATTGAATTCTGAGCAGGTAGCTCGCATGTCCCCAGCAATTTTAGGGGCCATTTGTTTCCAAATCGTGTCTGAGACAGCAGGAGTGAGTTTGCCCCATAGAAAATCAACAAATGTTTTGATTGAGCTTGCTCCTTGACAATAGATCTTAAAACCCATGAGGAAATAATCTTTTTTGCTTTGCAAATAATTTACcagattatttgcttttttaaattcctCATGCATCTGCTTAAAAATCTCAGATGCTCTTTGGAATAAGCACAAAGATAAGTCAATTTTGTACTTACTTGTAAATGTGTATCTGTCTTCAGTGGGTGCAGATTTCACCCCCTCTTCTATTATGTTCAGGATTTCATGGAAATAACTTCTATTGTAATCACATTGTTGCCTCTGAAGCTTTTTAATAGTTTCATTATATCTTGAAACTATGTGGTCAGTAGTCCTCTTTATGGACTCTTTATCTTGTATTGCTAAGTTCCTTCTTAATACACACAACTTTTTGCTCATTGTGACATGTTTCTCGTAATCGACTTCAAACAATTctatagacttttccttcaccataTTCACCATATCTGTCTCCTTTCTAAAATATTCCAAAAGGATGTCTTCAGAATCCACATCAATGTTAGGCTCTGTGACTGAAGGGATATTTGAGGAAACAGAATCGACCCATTTTCTCCAAAGATCATTGAATTTGACATGAAGCTCATCCTCACTCAATACTTTGCCCTTTAGAGTTAAAGCCAATTCTCGGCTTTTTTCCAATAATTCCTTTTCATAACCTGACTTTTTGTTATCCAGTATTTCTTGATTCTTTTTGTAACTGATATGTCCCTCAGCTTTATTTTTGCTCTCAAAAATAAGTGCCTCTTTAAGGTGTAttagtttattttcaaaacttgCTTTCCACTGAATCATTATTTCACTCTCTGgatcttcattaaaatatttttcaagttcttGTTTGATGGCTTTATATTTTTCGGTAACTGGAGCCTCAAGTGTGCTTATTGTCAGTTCCTGGATTTTTCCATTCTTAATCTGATTGATGAGCTGGTTCTGCAAGTCTAGCACATGACTCCTCAGTTCCCAGGTCCAGTAGTTATACATAGTTTCCAATTTGGTCATGGCCATGACCTCTCGGGTGTTCCtgaaactgaaaataaagttCTCATTCACTAAGGCTCTCCACAAATCTTGAACTCGCAATTTCACATCTGAGATCTTCATGATGCTGCCCCTAGACTCCTGTTTGGCAGCCATAAGAATTCTGCTTTTCAGATTCTGGACATTGTGGCTGTAGCGAGGATTGGGAGGGGCCATTGGGGGATTGCCATCCCAGAGGTGAGCAAAGTAGTAGACATGAGTATTGACATCAAATTTAATGACATCAGCAAAGCGAGTTACACCTGAGCACTGTTCTTGCTCAGCTGCTATTGCTGCCATTTCATCTAGTCTTTGCTCTAactgcctccttccttccattgCTTGGTCTTTAGCTGTGACTTCCCCCACATTCTGATGGACAAAAACACAACTTGGGGAGATTTTTACTTGTTTCATCCTCATAAAGGCTTGGACAACTATTTGTAGAATATCTTGCATTTCTGATGGATTTTCCCCAAAAATATTGATCAGAGTCAAGTTTCCAAGTCCAATGACAAAGGTTGCCAACTCATTGTCACGATTTTTGGATTTACTGCTGAGTTCTGGGGCCCGAAGGCCTTCTGTGTCCACAACAAGCACAAAGTCAAAGCCCAGTTCCTCTGTGAAAGTGTCCTCGACCTTCAGGAGCTGCATGTAGGCCCCCCGGGTACACCTCCCAGCACTGACAGTGAACTGCAGCCCAAAAAGTGCATTCAGCAGAGTGGACTTCCCTGAGCTCTGTAGGCCAAGGATAGAGAGAACAAACAGCCGTTTGTTTCCAAGTTTCTCAGAGACCTTGTCAAAAACAGCTCCCACCCACTTTACAGGCATATATGAAGCATCTCCGTCCATCAGCTCAATGGGAGCACCAGATATCATCAGATCTGCAGCaatctggggaagggagagataaagggTATTTTCAATGGGGGAAGCTTCTTCCAGAGCTTCATAGATCTGGCCAACTTCTCTGAGAAGTTGCTCAATTCCCAATGTACAGTCACTAATCTCTGTGGAGATATCTTCTATCTCCTTTTGCCAGCTTTGGAGGTCAGTGCTCTTTGGtgccttttgcttttctgtttgtaTCAGTGACcacaaattgtttttcttttcatttagtttttccaAGTGTCCTGCAGTCAGGTTGTCCAAAAACACACTCAGCCATTGCAAAAAGTAGTGTGTGGTTTGAGTTTCTGAATGATTTTGGAGAAATTCAAGAACAGACTGCATTAATTTATTGAGAGGAAAGGCTCTTTTCAACTGTTGATTCCGTATTCTTTGCTTTTCTGTCTCAATGTCACTCTTATGTTGTTCAATGCTTCGATTCCCTTTTTCTCTTAGATGATAGAGTTCTTTGTCCTTTTTACACCAAAGATGCCATAGGTGTCCTTGAAGGGGCAGTAAGTTTTCTTTCACCTGAGGAATACTCTCTTTACTGAGTAGAGCTATTAGGAGTTCTGCCTTTTCTTTGGCTTCCTTGCAGTCTCTCTGGTCTTCATCAATAAGGAATCCTTGCTTTTGAGCTATTGGGGTACAGTCCTCTAAGCTGAGAGTAGTGTCCGAGAGCTCCAGCAAACGTCTAATTGTAGTAACAAGCTTCTCTGTTAATTCTGCTTCATTTCTGTTCCTGAGACCAATAATCACTTTTTGTTTAGAGTTATTGGtcatgttattttctttattatcaagTAAACATATCAAAGGTCTTGGTGATTGACTCAGATCACGAACTATTTTTCGGTTTTCTTTATTGTCATCAGAAGTTGACATGAGGACAACAATGAGAGAAGAGACCTCCTGCAGGAAGCTGAGTTGCTTCTTATGTTCCTTTGCATCTCCATGGAGATTGGTGAATGTCACACAGTTGTCAAATCTGTCCTCGTCTTCCCCCCCAGGGCAGAACCAGCAGATTTCCACCACTCCCCCCATCAAGAGACAGTCTTTGGTGCTCCCTCTGCAATGGCGGTGGAAAAAGACATCATGTTTACGTTTACTGAGAAGACAGTTCATGATCTGAGATTTGGAAGCAGAGAAGCCATTTCCAACTCTTATAAAGGACACAATGGGGGTAGAGACATGACACATCTGCTTATTCTTATAATTGATCTTCTCCTCTCTTGGTGATTTCCTTGCTTCCTGCCAGCTCCTTCTAATTTGATTGAGAGACCAGAGAGAGAATTCAATTTGAGAATTGCAGGGATTAGGTATGAGAAGAGGGAGTGCAAACTGGCAAATGGAAAGTTTGGACAAAATATACTGTCTGGCAAAATCATCTGCACAGTGAAGAATTGCCATCTGAATATCCATAGGGTGAATATGGGGCATAGGGTTAGTATCTGAAGGATTAATGGGAGTATTACTGTCTTCAAACAAATCTTCATAAGGATCAAaagcctcattttccttatttgaGGCACTGGGATAGACTTGATTCTGTGTGTTTTCATCATTTCTGAATACTAGGTACCTCAGCCCATAATCTAGCACTTGTAGCTTCTGAAGGAAATATAAGGGCAGCTCCCTTTCAGAGCTTGGCTGCGTGTTGTATACAGAAGTCTTTTTGATCAGATGAAAGTTAGCTCTGCTCATCCCTTTTGGGTAGTAATGTTTTAATCCTAGACGATGGAGTAATCTCAGAAAGGCTGTATCTTCTATAACTTCCCATTTGCTATTTGTATTATCATGTGGTTCATAGGATCGTTTCTTTTTCAGCAAATTACTTTGCAAGTTTTTTCCTATCTCATTCATTTGCAATGAAGAGATGATGCCTTCATAATTACCATCAATGAGCAATCTCAAGTCTTTCTCTAGGTTTTCCCAATCATGATCTTCTCCATGTTTGGAGAGGATAAGGATAACTTCCTTTGACAAAGATTGTCCCATGTGATGTTTTATTAATGTCAAGCGTTGTGTTTTCTCCTCTGGAGAAATAGCAATGTCTCCAGTGTTAGCTGTAAGATTTGTGAGCACCAGGAATGCCTGGGCTCTGTAGATGCAAATATTGTTGATCTCCTGGTATTTATCTTGGGCAGTTTGCATTTCATGCAGTAGGAAGTCTAACTCCTCACACCCCAGGAGATACTGAAACTTATTGTTTACCACATGATATCCTGCACCAGCTGCAATGGAAAGTAGCAATACCTGTGTGTCTGGCTGCTCTATTTTTTGGAGGTAATTCAAGAAGTAGTCAAGAGACAAACTGACCTTATGAGTGGCCTTTCTTTGAGCTTCTTCCACTGTTTCTTTGGACTTAGATTGGGCCATGGCTTCCATGAGGTCATTCTGGGTTTTCTTTAAGCTTGTAATTAATTCAGAAAATTGGTAGATGTTGATGTTCTCTTCTTCTGACTCTGACTGGGAGACCCACTGCATGATGGAATGAGCCTGAGGAAAGTTATTCACTCTGTAGATGTGAGGATCCAAAAGGCTGCGCAACTGAGATTTAATAAACTTAGTCGCATAGATGGAAGACTTTTTGCAAAAGTTAACAGTGTTTACCAGAAAATTCTGCAGACCCCAGTTTGTGAGGCATATATTAGCCCAAGTGTCGGAACTGTTTGTTTTTTGACTCAACATTTGCATGAAATTTATCAGTTTTTGAAGCTGCTCTTCAGGGTCAGTTACCTCCCAGGATTTCACATCCTCTAGAAAAACCCTAGTCTCCTTCTCAACACTCAATAAATCTTCTCCATCCTTGATCTGGGCAGTGAGGCCAGTCAGAGCAGTGTAGCTATCTTTCAGTAGGCTAGCTACCTGAAATGGATCCTTAAAATCACTTCTGTGGTTGGAAAGGATGATGTCCCAAATGGGCACCAGCTGAAGTCCCCGGTCGATGACACACCAGGTTTGATTACTGGCAACTAGGCCAGCTTTCCACTGGAGAAAGCCATTTGCTTCTGGTGGGCCACCTGTCTGAGCCACAGATAATTCGACTTTGGTTTGGAGATTTTGGAAGGTTGTGCTTTGAGAGGCAGTTTCTGAACAAGTGTCTGACCCATCGACACCTGCACCAACTTTCACTCCAAATCCACCGTAGCTGCCCCTTATGTAACCATTCAGGGCCTCTGCTGATCGCTGTTTTACTTCTTCCAGCTGCTCACTTTGGAAACCCTCTGAAGTGGCTTTCCACCAGTAGATTCCTCCCAGGTGCAGAGGGCCCTGGTTGGCATGAGAGCCAAACCTGTGGAAGAAAGCTTCAGCCCTGTGCCTCAGCAAGGGGAgtctgtctgtgtctgcaggCTGACCCAGAAGGTCTTCCATGCATTTCAGTTCCTGGAGAGCAGCCTTGGAGAACTGGAGCTGATCCATGGAAAAGTGGCAGGAGGCAAGTGGGACATAGCTGAACTTGGTAGAGCAGAAATAGGAGTGCTCAGAACGTGATTGTTGGGTTTCCTTGGATTCCGAATGTTTACTGTGGTCCATACCAGCTTCCACGCTAAATCCCCAACCTCCGCCCTTGGCTGAGGAAATTACACTGAAGCCCAGCTTCTCTGTCATCTGGGTGAACTTGGATTCTTCTTGAGAAGATGTAAATTCCCTGGTTTCCATCCGTGTGCTGTGCTCAGGGCCAAAGATTAAGAACTCCTGGGGTACACTGAGtagctcctctctcttctctagaAGGCTGCTGTGGGAGCTGGTTTTGTAAATTCCCTGCAGGGCCAGCCCTCCAGATGCCCATCTCACGAGATCTTTATCTGGGAGGTTTTGCCTGTGAGACAGTGTGCCCTCCATGAGGTTCAGTTGTCCCTGCATGTGTTCCATCACCTCTCTTAAGGATTTTTTGGAGGATGGCCAGTACTCTTTGGGAATCTCCATTGCctgcctcagctctgcctctttGTTCCTCACTGCCTCTTCTTGTCGTTGCCTCCCTTCTGATAGCAAGTCTCTTAGCTCCTGCAGTGCCTGTTCAGCCTTCTTCTgttcttcctttctcattttcacTTGAGACTCCTGTAACTTTGAAAGGCTATTTGAGTTCAGTAGCTTCTCCAGGGCCCTTTTCTCCCAGGGATGTTGTGCCTGGGATTTCAGCTTCTGGAGGTCTTCTTCTTCTACGTGTTGTAAGGCCTGTGCACAGGTCACACCCAGTTGTTCCTCCAGCTTTGGCAACCAGTACTCAACTGCCAGTCCTACTTCTCTCAGCATCTCTTGGAGATCCTGCCTCCTTTTTCCTCTGTCAAGGGGCTCATCAGACGTGGAGTCTGCTGTGTCCATCACTGTGGGAAGAAAAGACATTCAGCCTCTGTCATGAACTTAGGAAGTGTcagccaccaaaaaaaaaaggtggggggaggtgtaAGAGTACTAAAGATGCAAGTctctgccctggcaggtgtgttTAGCAGTTAGAGCATTGGTACATACATCAAAGGGTCATAGGTTACTGAACAAGGGCTATACTGGGGTTTTGGGTTCGTTTCCTGCTCTCAGTTGGGGTGTTTGTGGgaggatgtttctctttctttttccttcccctcccttccccccattcttcctgtccttccctcctccccccctctctctacctccctctctccttccctcttcccattcTTCTTCCTACCTTCCCATTTACACTCTCTGCaaagcaatggaaataatatcctcaggattaacaacagcagcaaaaagaTTCAAGTCTTTAAGGctttctcattctttcatttcattcttttataaaatatactagaggcctggtgcatgaaattcatgccctcAGCGGGGTCCTTCATCCTGACCTGCACCCtgtcgcagtctgggagcccttggaggatgtctgactgatggcttaggcccactcattCAGACAACCTTAGTGCTGCTGCATAgggaggagaggctcccaccactgctgctacaCTCGaaagctgtgagcctggcttctggctgagcattgctccccctatgggagcgcactgactagcagggggcagcttctgcattgaacaTTTgaccccgggtggtcagtgtgcattatggtgactggttgttccactgttcagtcgatttgcatattagcattttattatatagggctagAGCCCtcgtgtatgaaattcgtgcatgggggggtgttcctcagcccaccctgcaccctctccaatctgggacccctcaagggatgacTGACTGCCCTTTTatgcccgatcccaccgggcagtcggacatccccctcacaatcctggactgctggctccaaactgctcgcctgcctgccttcctgattgcccctaactgcttctgcctgccagcctgatcaccccctaaccactcccctgccagcctgattgattcctaactgctctcctgccaacctgtttgccccgaactgccctcccctgcaagcctggtcacccctaactgccctcccatgtaggcctggtcacccataactgtcctcccctgcaggcctgggtccctcccaactgccattccctgcaggcccagtcactcccaacttccctcctctgcaggtctggtcacccctaactgccctcctctgcaggcttgatcgcccccaatgtgggcctgggccctcccaactgccctcccctgctggcctgatcacccacaactgccctcccttgcaggcctggtccttcccaactgccctcccctgctggccatcttgtggtggccatcttgtgtccacatgggggcaggatctttgaccacatgggggcaggcatcttgtgtgttggagtgatggtcaacctgcatattactcttttattagataggatagaggcctggtgcattggtgggggccagctggtttgccctgaagggtgtcccggatcagggtaggggttcccttggggcatggggcggcctgggcaaggagcctgtgatggtttgcaggtcagccacaccccccgccgacccaagcagaggccctgatatctgggatttatttatcttctacaattaaaagTTTTGTTTGCTCCACGTGGAactgagccaagccttctgctcgctccgtgacagcaaccatttctgttgggatttatttatcttctataattgaaactttgtagcctggagtggatgcctaggctggccagggctgcagaagcttggctgcctcca contains:
- the LOC103302818 gene encoding interferon-induced very large GTPase 1-like, whose protein sequence is MDTADSTSDEPLDRGKRRQDLQEMLREVGLAVEYWLPKLEEQLGVTCAQALQHVEEEDLQKLKSQAQHPWEKRALEKLLNSNSLSKLQESQVKMRKEEQKKAEQALQELRDLLSEGRQRQEEAVRNKEAELRQAMEIPKEYWPSSKKSLREVMEHMQGQLNLMEGTLSHRQNLPDKDLVRWASGGLALQGIYKTSSHSSLLEKREELLSVPQEFLIFGPEHSTRMETREFTSSQEESKFTQMTEKLGFSVISSAKGGGWGFSVEAGMDHSKHSESKETQQSRSEHSYFCSTKFSYVPLASCHFSMDQLQFSKAALQELKCMEDLLGQPADTDRLPLLRHRAEAFFHRFGSHANQGPLHLGGIYWWKATSEGFQSEQLEEVKQRSAEALNGYIRGSYGGFGVKVGAGVDGSDTCSETASQSTTFQNLQTKVELSVAQTGGPPEANGFLQWKAGLVASNQTWCVIDRGLQLVPIWDIILSNHRSDFKDPFQVASLLKDSYTALTGLTAQIKDGEDLLSVEKETRVFLEDVKSWEVTDPEEQLQKLINFMQMLSQKTNSSDTWANICLTNWGLQNFLVNTVNFCKKSSIYATKFIKSQLRSLLDPHIYRVNNFPQAHSIMQWVSQSESEEENINIYQFSELITSLKKTQNDLMEAMAQSKSKETVEEAQRKATHKVSLSLDYFLNYLQKIEQPDTQVLLLSIAAGAGYHVVNNKFQYLLGCEELDFLLHEMQTAQDKYQEINNICIYRAQAFLVLTNLTANTGDIAISPEEKTQRLTLIKHHMGQSLSKEVILILSKHGEDHDWENLEKDLRLLIDGNYEGIISSLQMNEIGKNLQSNLLKKKRSYEPHDNTNSKWEVIEDTAFLRLLHRLGLKHYYPKGMSRANFHLIKKTSVYNTQPSSERELPLYFLQKLQVLDYGLRYLVFRNDENTQNQVYPSASNKENEAFDPYEDLFEDSNTPINPSDTNPMPHIHPMDIQMAILHCADDFARQYILSKLSICQFALPLLIPNPCNSQIEFSLWSLNQIRRSWQEARKSPREEKINYKNKQMCHVSTPIVSFIRVGNGFSASKSQIMNCLLSKRKHDVFFHRHCRGSTKDCLLMGGVVEICWFCPGGEDEDRFDNCVTFTNLHGDAKEHKKQLSFLQEVSSLIVVLMSTSDDNKENRKIVRDLSQSPRPLICLLDNKENNMTNNSKQKVIIGLRNRNEAELTEKLVTTIRRLLELSDTTLSLEDCTPIAQKQGFLIDEDQRDCKEAKEKAELLIALLSKESIPQVKENLLPLQGHLWHLWCKKDKELYHLREKGNRSIEQHKSDIETEKQRIRNQQLKRAFPLNKLMQSVLEFLQNHSETQTTHYFLQWLSVFLDNLTAGHLEKLNEKKNNLWSLIQTEKQKAPKSTDLQSWQKEIEDISTEISDCTLGIEQLLREVGQIYEALEEASPIENTLYLSLPQIAADLMISGAPIELMDGDASYMPVKWVGAVFDKVSEKLGNKRLFVLSILGLQSSGKSTLLNALFGLQFTVSAGRCTRGAYMQLLKVEDTFTEELGFDFVLVVDTEGLRAPELSSKSKNRDNELATFVIGLGNLTLINIFGENPSEMQDILQIVVQAFMRMKQVKISPSCVFVHQNVGEVTAKDQAMEGRRQLEQRLDEMAAIAAEQEQCSGVTRFADVIKFDVNTHVYYFAHLWDGNPPMAPPNPRYSHNVQNLKSRILMAAKQESRGSIMKISDVKLRVQDLWRALVNENFIFSFRNTREVMAMTKLETMYNYWTWELRSHVLDLQNQLINQIKNGKIQELTISTLEAPVTEKYKAIKQELEKYFNEDPESEIMIQWKASFENKLIHLKEALIFESKNKAEGHISYKKNQEILDNKKSGYEKELLEKSRELALTLKGKVLSEDELHVKFNDLWRKWVDSVSSNIPSVTEPNIDVDSEDILLEYFRKETDMVNMVKEKSIELFEVDYEKHVTMSKKLCVLRRNLAIQDKESIKRTTDHIVSRYNETIKKLQRQQCDYNRSYFHEILNIIEEGVKSAPTEDRYTFTSKYKIDLSLCLFQRASEIFKQMHEEFKKANNLVNYLQSKKDYFLMGFKIYCQGASSIKTFVDFLWGKLTPAVSDTIWKQMAPKIAGDMRATCSEFNGNRANLEKHVLISLAENENFDDYWEYIHHPESFFRNYIQRHIERYCSEQRSNKIKTFLKISIGDIKNVILSAIHESTAIAKDKSSTVSGWLDLFCDHLGSNLNFPRKDLVSIEHQEIKDIEFLKEAMSEALDPAMITVEQECLSKPVEDIVSDIQKMLSEHLCGCWKQCPFCGAICTNTIPNHDGDHSVPFHRSEAVNGWRYHKTEEFSLDFCTSSVASDATFILNNDDTTSFPYKNYRQAGGEYATWSITPDTSTQPYWKWFICHFRSNLEEKYQIKFIGRGEIPNAWTKITKEDVLDDL